A genomic segment from Streptomyces sp. TLI_235 encodes:
- a CDS encoding putative membrane protein — protein MQAMKLRRFEERAADRLVFFSDAVVAIAITLLALELPVPEGHTVAEFRSAVRDDLGHYLAFVISFAVIASAWGQHNRVFCYTERTDTRLRMLNAGWLLTIVLNPFATKLLTTEGDDVETVGLRFGFYALLQFLAHAAVIAMERRMTSHDLRAPDVPPELVAAGEPVLYGVLLGFGLSVPLFFLTSYAWVLWIVCPVVAGRLPRSRPAATGGD, from the coding sequence GTGCAGGCGATGAAGCTGCGGAGATTCGAGGAGCGCGCCGCGGACCGGCTGGTGTTCTTCTCCGACGCCGTGGTGGCCATCGCGATCACCCTGCTGGCGCTGGAGCTTCCGGTGCCCGAGGGACACACGGTCGCCGAGTTCCGGTCCGCGGTCCGCGACGACCTCGGCCACTACCTGGCGTTCGTGATCAGCTTCGCGGTGATCGCCTCCGCCTGGGGCCAGCACAACCGGGTGTTCTGCTACACCGAGCGCACCGACACGCGGCTGCGCATGCTCAACGCGGGCTGGCTGCTGACGATCGTGCTCAACCCGTTCGCCACCAAGCTCCTCACCACCGAGGGCGACGACGTGGAGACGGTCGGCCTGCGCTTCGGGTTCTACGCCCTGCTGCAGTTCCTGGCGCACGCGGCGGTGATCGCCATGGAGCGCCGGATGACCTCGCACGACCTGCGGGCCCCGGACGTCCCGCCGGAGCTGGTCGCCGCCGGGGAGCCTGTGCTGTACGGGGTGCTGCTCGGCTTCGGACTGTCCGTGCCGTTGTTCTTCCTCACCTCGTACGCCTGGGTCCTGTGGATCGTCTGCCCCGTTGTGGCCGGCCGGCTGCCCCGGAGCCGGCCGGCCGCCACCGGCGGCGACTGA
- a CDS encoding platelet-activating factor acetylhydrolase isoform II produces the protein MTLFRMSPADLLAALGAVALVLVRWLPPRARRATALGAAGAVLAAGAVSAVGGALRWPSAPVFLAAALVAPFALIPVLPSRSGRPRRRVRRLLAVPGSAACLLLVAVGPAAAWAFPVPEFPRPSGPFAVGTRVLEWTDEQRPETATADPGDRRTVVVQLWYPSEPSAGGARARYLGRTEQEARTVSDGLADYAGLPGFLLDGLPRARSRSVPDAPVAAAGGRFPVVLFSPGLGGVRGQNTAWAEELASHGYVVAGVDHPYDSAAVVLADGRTVRTAVAATGDRAEDERRAVRWTEIRAADLGFVLDRLGRIGSGQAPGPLTGRLDTGRAAVAGHSLGGAAALLAARRNAAFAAVIDLDGAPHDPAPQPYHQPVLALTQAIGPQTDPDYLPRLTEVLALSTATTYRLTVPGAAHLSFTDAPLYLPPVPSLVGSLGRSDGPALTAAASLAFLDSALRGVPGDPAPALAAHGELTVHRAGR, from the coding sequence ATGACGTTGTTTCGAATGTCGCCCGCCGATCTCCTGGCGGCGCTGGGGGCCGTGGCGCTCGTGCTGGTGCGCTGGCTGCCGCCCCGGGCCCGCCGGGCGACGGCGCTGGGTGCCGCGGGCGCGGTGCTGGCGGCCGGCGCGGTGTCGGCGGTGGGCGGTGCGCTGCGCTGGCCGTCGGCGCCGGTGTTCCTGGCGGCGGCCCTGGTCGCGCCGTTCGCCCTCATACCCGTGCTGCCGTCGCGGTCGGGCCGGCCGCGGCGCCGGGTCCGCCGTCTGCTGGCGGTCCCGGGCTCGGCCGCCTGCCTGCTGCTGGTCGCCGTCGGCCCGGCCGCGGCGTGGGCGTTCCCGGTGCCGGAGTTCCCGCGGCCGTCCGGGCCGTTCGCGGTCGGCACCCGGGTGCTGGAGTGGACGGACGAGCAGCGCCCGGAGACGGCGACCGCCGACCCGGGCGACCGGCGCACCGTCGTGGTCCAGCTCTGGTACCCGTCCGAGCCGTCCGCCGGTGGGGCGCGGGCCCGCTATCTGGGGCGCACCGAGCAGGAGGCCCGGACGGTCTCGGACGGTCTCGCCGACTACGCGGGCCTGCCCGGCTTCCTGCTCGACGGGCTCCCGCGCGCCCGCAGCCGCTCGGTTCCGGACGCGCCGGTGGCCGCCGCGGGCGGGCGGTTCCCGGTCGTGCTCTTCTCCCCCGGCCTGGGCGGGGTCCGCGGCCAGAACACCGCCTGGGCGGAGGAGTTGGCCAGTCACGGCTACGTGGTGGCCGGTGTCGACCATCCCTACGACTCCGCGGCCGTGGTGCTCGCCGACGGCCGGACGGTCCGCACCGCGGTCGCCGCCACCGGCGACCGCGCCGAGGACGAGCGGCGGGCCGTCCGCTGGACGGAGATCCGGGCCGCCGACCTCGGCTTCGTCCTCGACCGGCTGGGCCGGATCGGGAGCGGGCAGGCGCCTGGCCCGCTGACCGGCCGGCTCGACACCGGCCGGGCCGCGGTGGCCGGCCACTCGCTCGGTGGCGCCGCGGCCCTCCTGGCGGCCCGCCGGAACGCGGCCTTCGCCGCCGTCATCGACCTGGACGGCGCCCCGCACGACCCCGCTCCGCAGCCGTACCACCAGCCGGTGCTCGCCCTCACCCAGGCCATCGGCCCGCAGACCGACCCGGACTACCTGCCGAGGCTCACCGAGGTCCTCGCTCTCAGCACCGCGACCACCTACCGGCTGACCGTGCCCGGGGCGGCACACCTGAGCTTCACCGACGCCCCGCTCTACCTGCCGCCGGTACCGTCGCTCGTCGGGTCCCTCGGCCGTTCCGACGGCCCCGCGCTGACCGCCGCCGCGAGCCTGGCCTTCCTCGACAGCGCACTGCGCGGCGTCCCCGGGGACCCGGCCCCGGCGCTGGCCGCGCACGGCGAACTCACCGTCCACCGCGCGGGCCGCTGA
- a CDS encoding L-ascorbate metabolism protein UlaG (beta-lactamase superfamily) — MHENPIARRSLLRTAAAGAAALPLAATAATAAAPQAAAAEAAPGTTGAPGTGAASHGDTVFRWLGTAGWRIESAGKNVLFDPYITRFDTGLFKPPFNSATPLTVDGDLVDHHAGTPDLILVSHGHWDHVNDVPHLAARSSAQVIGTATTCHLLRAMGVPASRLVVVKGGEVLEFGYCTVEVVASLHSRNAEHRYFAPGTLTAPPAAAPATIADLPEGDTLAFRIRFGDGPSAFLMGASDFVARNLAGLRPDVAMVAVQSSTATHTYVERLLTALDGPRTVVPVHWDNFETPLAEPAVRDPGADLDGFLARVRRHSPGTRLVVPEHLAPLRF; from the coding sequence ATGCACGAGAACCCGATCGCACGCCGCAGCCTGCTCAGGACGGCCGCCGCGGGGGCCGCCGCCCTGCCCCTGGCCGCCACCGCCGCCACTGCCGCCGCACCGCAGGCGGCCGCCGCCGAGGCGGCACCGGGCACGACGGGGGCACCGGGCACGGGGGCGGCCTCGCACGGCGACACGGTGTTCCGCTGGCTGGGCACGGCCGGCTGGCGGATCGAGTCCGCCGGGAAGAACGTGCTGTTCGACCCGTACATCACCCGCTTCGACACCGGCCTGTTCAAGCCGCCGTTCAACAGCGCGACACCGCTGACGGTCGACGGCGACCTGGTGGACCATCACGCCGGCACCCCCGACCTGATCCTGGTCAGCCACGGCCACTGGGACCACGTCAACGACGTGCCGCACCTGGCGGCCCGCAGCTCGGCCCAGGTGATCGGCACCGCCACCACCTGCCACCTGCTGCGCGCCATGGGGGTGCCCGCCTCCCGGCTGGTCGTGGTGAAGGGCGGCGAGGTCCTGGAGTTCGGGTACTGCACGGTCGAGGTGGTGGCGAGCCTGCACAGCCGCAACGCGGAGCACCGGTACTTCGCCCCGGGCACGCTCACCGCACCGCCCGCCGCGGCGCCGGCCACCATCGCCGACCTGCCGGAGGGCGATACCCTGGCGTTCCGGATCCGCTTCGGCGACGGCCCGTCCGCGTTCCTGATGGGCGCGAGCGACTTCGTGGCGCGCAACCTCGCCGGGCTGCGGCCGGACGTCGCCATGGTCGCCGTACAGAGCAGCACCGCCACCCACACCTACGTCGAGCGCCTGCTGACCGCACTCGACGGCCCGCGGACGGTCGTCCCGGTGCACTGGGACAACTTCGAGACGCCGCTCGCCGAACCGGCCGTCCGCGACCCCGGCGCCGACCTGGACGGCTTCCTCGCCCGGGTCCGCCGCCACTCCCCCGGCACCCGGCTGGTCGTCCCCGAGCACCTGGCTCCGCTCCGGTTCTGA
- a CDS encoding acetyltransferase (GNAT) family protein codes for MPRSLPPAICGVTNDHGPGLTLTTGERDAELNERLSDELDAFNAAATGAADRGTFSVKVTDESGALVGGLAAWTWGGLCGIGMLWLREDSRKGGLGGTILQAAEAEALRRGCDRVTVSSFTFQAPGFYQRHGYVETGRTLGIPGGHEDVHMFKSLTEPTPSDAH; via the coding sequence ATGCCGCGGAGCCTCCCACCAGCCATATGCGGCGTGACGAACGACCACGGCCCCGGCCTGACCCTGACCACCGGTGAACGCGACGCCGAGCTCAACGAGCGGCTGTCCGACGAACTGGACGCCTTCAACGCGGCCGCCACCGGTGCGGCCGACCGCGGCACGTTCTCGGTGAAGGTCACCGACGAGTCAGGGGCCCTGGTCGGCGGCCTGGCCGCATGGACCTGGGGCGGTCTCTGCGGCATCGGCATGCTGTGGCTGCGCGAGGACAGCCGCAAGGGCGGCCTGGGCGGCACAATCCTGCAGGCCGCCGAGGCCGAGGCGCTGCGACGCGGCTGCGACCGCGTGACCGTCTCCTCGTTCACCTTCCAGGCCCCCGGCTTCTACCAGCGCCACGGCTATGTCGAGACCGGCCGGACGCTCGGCATCCCCGGCGGGCACGAGGACGTCCACATGTTCAAGTCGCTGACCGAGCCGACACCTTCGGACGCCCACTGA
- a CDS encoding DDE family transposase, producing the protein MHPTRSRPKLVVSADGHGVVSHAGSRLLADLADATTLTSAFSDALRRLRPRGTGHDPGRVAVDLAVMLADGGEAIRDLAVLRDQRDVFGPVASTPTAWRLLAGIDTNNLNALRAARAAAREVAWLQTAETTDGIPPARAGGRQLPDLVLDIDATLVTCHSEKEEAAATYKRGFGYHPMLCFLDNTGEALAGILRPGNAGANTAADHITVVDAALAQIPDAHRHGTPVLIRADSAGSAKAFLAHLRALRQRGIQTTFSVGHAVTEQVRKAIRVLPDQVWHPALEQDGTLRAGAEVTELTGLVDLTGYPDGTRIIVCRERPHPGAQLSLFDQDEGMRHQVFLTDTPVAGGGSIQYLEVRHRAHARVEDHIRCGKTTGFGRFPSRHFAINAAWLELSLTAIDLLAWARTLLLDGELATAEPKKLRYRLLHAAARITRGARRLHLRIAATWPWRHELTAAFNRLVALPRPAT; encoded by the coding sequence GTGCACCCTACCCGGTCCCGACCCAAGCTCGTCGTCAGCGCCGACGGGCACGGGGTGGTCAGCCACGCCGGCTCGCGTCTGCTGGCGGATCTGGCCGACGCCACCACGCTGACCAGCGCCTTCAGCGACGCCCTGCGCCGACTGCGGCCGCGCGGGACCGGGCACGATCCCGGCCGCGTCGCGGTGGACCTGGCGGTGATGCTCGCCGACGGAGGCGAAGCGATCCGAGACCTGGCCGTGCTGCGCGACCAGCGCGACGTGTTCGGCCCGGTCGCCTCCACCCCGACCGCCTGGCGCCTGCTCGCGGGCATCGACACCAACAACCTGAACGCGCTGCGGGCAGCCCGGGCCGCTGCCCGCGAGGTCGCCTGGCTGCAGACCGCCGAGACCACGGACGGGATACCGCCGGCCCGCGCCGGAGGACGTCAACTGCCCGACCTGGTCCTGGACATCGACGCCACCCTGGTCACCTGCCACTCCGAGAAGGAAGAAGCGGCCGCCACCTACAAACGCGGCTTCGGCTACCATCCGATGCTCTGCTTCCTGGACAACACCGGCGAGGCCCTGGCCGGCATCCTGCGACCCGGCAACGCCGGAGCGAACACCGCGGCCGACCACATCACGGTCGTCGACGCGGCCCTCGCGCAGATCCCCGACGCCCACCGCCACGGCACCCCGGTCCTCATCCGCGCCGACAGCGCGGGCAGCGCCAAAGCCTTCCTCGCCCACCTACGCGCCCTCAGGCAGCGAGGCATCCAGACCACCTTCTCCGTCGGACACGCCGTCACCGAACAGGTCCGCAAGGCCATCCGGGTCCTACCCGACCAGGTCTGGCACCCGGCTCTGGAACAGGACGGCACCCTTCGCGCCGGTGCCGAAGTCACCGAGCTGACCGGCCTGGTCGACCTCACCGGATACCCGGACGGCACCCGCATCATCGTCTGCCGCGAGCGTCCCCACCCCGGCGCCCAACTGTCCCTCTTCGACCAGGACGAAGGCATGCGCCACCAGGTCTTCCTCACCGACACGCCCGTCGCCGGCGGCGGCTCGATCCAGTACCTGGAGGTCCGCCACCGCGCTCACGCCCGAGTCGAGGACCACATCCGCTGCGGCAAGACCACCGGCTTCGGGCGCTTCCCCTCCCGCCACTTCGCCATCAATGCGGCCTGGCTGGAGCTGTCCCTGACCGCCATCGACCTGCTCGCCTGGGCGCGGACCCTGCTGCTGGACGGCGAGTTGGCCACCGCCGAGCCCAAAAAGCTCCGCTACCGCCTCCTGCACGCTGCCGCCCGGATCACGCGCGGAGCGCGCCGCCTACACCTGCGGATCGCCGCCACCTGGCCCTGGCGCCACGAACTGACCGCGGCGTTCAACCGCCTGGTGGCACTACCCCGACCGGCCACCTGA
- a CDS encoding platelet-activating factor acetylhydrolase isoform II: protein MKRNRRISAVAVLTLAALITGTGAGFAATTTPSATPVATHAFDTAPATATATAPTPSFHGTLPAPTGPYAAGEDIIHLTDTSRLDPWVPSSGPRQLTVTMVYPAVPGTGTPAPYMTVAEAAGITERRKMPASYGVTPQTLSSVTTHAFDGARPQRGKHPLVVLSAASENPRMMLTSLATDLASHGYVVALVGHTYEDSGETLANGQTPPCAICDHPETIDFDAEAVSRGRDVSFVIDQLTHGNTAWRLAHLIDKHEIGMAGHSLGGAAAAATMIADPRVRAGVDMDGTFHPVPMPGQINRPFLMLDSDGHTPGSGDSIVGRAWAALGGYKKWLTVAGADHFSFSDLDVLQEQAGFPTGPLSPERGVVITREYVTAFFDQTLKGIHSPLLDGPSPNNPEVAFQS from the coding sequence ATGAAACGCAATCGCCGTATCAGCGCTGTCGCGGTGCTGACGCTCGCCGCCCTCATCACCGGAACCGGCGCCGGGTTCGCCGCCACGACCACACCGTCGGCCACACCGGTGGCCACGCACGCGTTCGACACCGCACCGGCCACGGCCACGGCCACCGCGCCCACGCCGTCCTTCCACGGCACGCTCCCCGCGCCGACCGGCCCCTACGCCGCCGGCGAGGACATCATCCACCTCACCGACACGAGCCGCCTCGACCCGTGGGTGCCGTCGTCCGGCCCCCGCCAACTGACCGTCACGATGGTCTACCCCGCCGTCCCCGGGACCGGGACTCCGGCCCCTTACATGACCGTCGCCGAGGCAGCCGGAATCACCGAGCGCCGGAAGATGCCGGCGAGCTACGGCGTCACCCCGCAGACCCTTTCCAGCGTCACCACTCACGCCTTCGACGGCGCGCGGCCGCAACGCGGCAAGCATCCGCTGGTGGTCCTCTCAGCCGCGTCCGAGAACCCGCGCATGATGCTCACCTCGCTCGCGACCGACCTGGCCAGTCACGGCTACGTCGTCGCGCTCGTCGGCCACACCTACGAGGACAGCGGCGAGACGCTGGCGAACGGCCAGACGCCGCCGTGCGCGATCTGCGACCACCCGGAAACGATCGACTTCGACGCCGAAGCTGTCAGCCGCGGGCGGGACGTGTCCTTCGTGATCGACCAGTTGACGCACGGCAACACCGCGTGGCGCCTGGCACACCTCATCGACAAGCACGAGATCGGCATGGCCGGACACTCCCTCGGCGGAGCGGCCGCGGCCGCCACGATGATCGCCGACCCGCGAGTACGGGCCGGTGTGGACATGGACGGCACCTTCCACCCAGTCCCGATGCCCGGCCAGATCAACCGGCCCTTCCTCATGCTGGATAGCGACGGCCACACGCCCGGCAGCGGCGACAGCATCGTGGGGCGGGCCTGGGCCGCCCTCGGCGGCTACAAGAAGTGGCTGACGGTCGCCGGCGCCGACCACTTCAGCTTCTCCGACCTGGACGTGCTTCAGGAGCAGGCCGGGTTCCCGACGGGGCCCCTCTCCCCGGAACGCGGGGTGGTGATCACCCGCGAGTACGTGACGGCGTTCTTCGACCAGACGCTGAAGGGGATCCACAGTCCGCTGCTGGACGGCCCCTCGCCGAACAATCCGGAAGTAGCCTTCCAGTCCTAG
- a CDS encoding signal transduction histidine kinase: MTIPARLRRTVLRAQRDTGFLAAGVLPHLALVPVWAWAAATTARTGNWLLTVSMSAALVLLGTPVLTAVQRARYRVLIGVDVPRLTPTAPEQWTWASTARWLAATRPWRKIGYHLLLGPLLALLELLVLAVAAACLAGVIAYAWSWALPTGIRQDWFGYLTQLPAYTAAGLLLLCALPWTARAVARAEARLALGLLGPSRAQRLQERVDQLAVSRTDLIEAVDAERRRIERDLHDGTQQRLVSLAVNLGLALATRPDLPSDDREVIARAHLEAKEAIAELNDLVRGLHPAVLEDRGLDAALSGLAARTPLPVRLRVNLEERVAPNVESVAYFVISEALTNATKHANAMHAEVIVRQVGEVLRVRVTDDGLGGADAAAGTGLTGLAKRVGSLDGAFHVSSPVGGPTTITAELPCAR; encoded by the coding sequence ATGACGATTCCAGCTCGACTGAGACGCACGGTCCTCCGGGCGCAGCGGGACACCGGCTTTCTTGCCGCTGGTGTGCTGCCGCACCTGGCGCTGGTGCCCGTGTGGGCCTGGGCGGCGGCGACTACCGCCAGGACGGGGAACTGGCTCCTTACGGTTTCCATGTCGGCCGCCCTGGTCCTGCTCGGCACCCCGGTGCTGACGGCCGTTCAGCGGGCTCGCTACCGGGTGCTCATCGGTGTGGACGTCCCCCGGCTCACCCCCACCGCGCCGGAACAATGGACGTGGGCCTCGACCGCCCGGTGGCTCGCGGCGACGCGACCTTGGCGCAAGATCGGCTACCACCTCCTGCTGGGCCCGCTGCTCGCGCTGCTGGAGCTGCTGGTGCTCGCGGTGGCAGCGGCGTGCCTGGCGGGCGTCATCGCCTACGCCTGGTCATGGGCTCTGCCAACCGGAATCCGCCAGGACTGGTTCGGCTACCTGACCCAGCTGCCGGCTTACACAGCGGCTGGACTCCTCCTCCTGTGCGCCCTGCCCTGGACCGCGCGGGCAGTAGCCCGGGCCGAGGCGCGGCTGGCGTTGGGCCTGCTCGGGCCCAGCCGGGCGCAGCGGCTCCAGGAGCGGGTCGATCAGCTGGCCGTGAGCCGGACCGACTTGATCGAGGCCGTCGACGCGGAGCGCCGCCGGATCGAGCGCGACCTGCACGACGGCACCCAGCAGCGGTTGGTGTCTCTCGCGGTCAACCTGGGTCTGGCCCTTGCCACCCGCCCGGACCTGCCGAGTGATGACCGTGAGGTGATCGCGAGAGCGCACCTGGAGGCGAAGGAGGCGATCGCCGAACTCAATGATCTGGTGCGGGGGCTGCACCCGGCCGTGCTCGAAGACCGAGGTCTGGACGCGGCGTTGTCCGGGCTGGCTGCCCGCACGCCCCTGCCGGTGCGGCTGCGGGTCAATCTGGAGGAGCGGGTGGCGCCCAACGTGGAGTCGGTCGCGTACTTCGTGATCTCTGAGGCGCTGACCAATGCAACGAAGCACGCCAACGCGATGCATGCGGAGGTGATAGTCCGTCAGGTCGGCGAGGTGCTGCGAGTGCGCGTTACCGACGACGGGCTGGGCGGTGCCGACGCCGCCGCCGGCACGGGGCTGACCGGGCTGGCCAAGCGGGTCGGCTCCCTCGACGGGGCCTTCCACGTCAGCAGCCCCGTTGGCGGGCCCACCACCATCACCGCGGAGCTGCCGTGCGCGCGGTGA
- a CDS encoding LuxR family two component transcriptional regulator (manually curated), with protein MRAVIAEDSVLLRVGLIKVLEMGGFQVAAEAGDAEGLLAAVAEHRPELALVDVRMPPGFTDEGVRAAMEIRRRWPGTAVVLLSQYVEERYAADLLSANTSGVGYLLKQRVADVADFVEAVRRVADGGTALDPQVVAQLLLRRDSDPLARLTPREREVLGLMAEGRSNAGIAQALVVSESAVAKHINNIFAKLDLPVVDADHRRVLAVLRFLGASRA; from the exons GTGCGCGCGGTGATCGCCGAGGATTCGGTGTTGTTGCGGGTCGGCCTGATCAAGGTGCTGGAGATGGGCGGGTTCCAGGTCGCCGCAGAAGCCGGCGACGCGGAGGGGCTGTTGGCGGCGGTGGCGGAGCACCGGCCCGAACTCGCCCTGGTCGACGTCCGGATGCCGCCCGGCTTCACCGACGAGGGGGTGCGGGCGGCGATGGAGATCCGTCGGCGCTGGCCGGGGACGGCGGTGGTGCTGCTTTCGCAGTACGTGGAGGAGCGGTACGCGGCTGACCTGCTGTCTGCGAACACCAGCGGTGTGGGCTACCTGCTCAAGCAGCGGGTTGCCGATGTCGCCGACTTCGTGGAGGCGGTCCGGCGAGTGGCGGACGGGGGCACGGCCCTGGACCCGCAGGTCGTCGCGCAGTTGCTGCTGCGGCGCGACAGCGACCCGCTCGCGCGGCTGACC CCCCGCGAACGGGAGGTGCTCGGCCTGATGGCCGAGGGGCGCTCCAATGCCGGCATCGCGCAGGCGCTGGTGGTCAGCGAGAGCGCCGTGGCGAAGCACATCAACAACATCTTCGCCAAGCTTGACCTGCCCGTGGTCGACGCGGACCACCGCCGCGTCCTGGCCGTGCTGCGGTTCCTCGGAGCGTCCCGGGCCTGA
- a CDS encoding vancomycin aglycone glucosyltransferase has translation MRVLLTTWGSRGDVEPLAGLAAALRELGAHVRVCAPPDEEFVALLARVGVPLVPLGPTVRSVVAGTRPPTAQAAFRLAPELVAARFDTLTAAAEGCDVLLATGLMPAGARDVAEASGVRYVYACFHLAGLPSRHFRPGVRPGTPSPQDETDNRVLWEQDAQRVNALYGAALNGRRAAIGLSAVDNVRDHVFTDRPWLAADATLCPSHGMTDLDLVPTGAWILPDDRPLPDGLEAFLNAGTPPVYVGFGSMAAHAPEGIARVAVEACRAHGRRVLLARGWADLAPIDDADDCFVVGEVNQQALFRRVAAVVHHAGAGTTTTAARAGAPQVVVPRIADQPYWAARVAALGVGAAHDGSTPTFDSLSAALSTALMPGTRTRARAVAGTVRADGAMVAAKLLFDAVGR, from the coding sequence GTGCGTGTGTTGTTGACGACGTGGGGATCGCGCGGAGATGTCGAACCGCTGGCGGGGCTGGCGGCGGCGTTGCGGGAACTCGGTGCGCACGTGCGGGTGTGCGCGCCGCCGGACGAGGAATTCGTGGCGTTGCTGGCGCGCGTCGGCGTACCGCTGGTGCCGCTCGGGCCGACGGTGCGGTCGGTGGTCGCCGGTACGAGGCCGCCGACGGCGCAGGCTGCCTTTCGGCTCGCTCCCGAGCTGGTCGCGGCGCGGTTCGACACGCTCACCGCGGCGGCCGAGGGATGTGACGTGCTGCTGGCGACCGGCCTGATGCCGGCCGGCGCGCGGGACGTGGCCGAGGCGTCGGGTGTCCGCTACGTGTACGCGTGTTTCCACCTCGCCGGGCTGCCGTCGCGGCACTTCCGTCCCGGGGTGCGGCCTGGCACGCCGTCTCCGCAGGACGAGACGGACAACCGGGTGCTGTGGGAGCAGGACGCCCAGCGGGTGAACGCGTTGTACGGTGCGGCGCTCAACGGCCGTCGGGCGGCGATCGGCCTGTCGGCGGTGGACAACGTCCGCGACCACGTCTTCACCGACCGGCCGTGGCTGGCGGCCGATGCGACGCTCTGTCCGTCGCATGGCATGACGGACCTCGACCTGGTGCCGACCGGGGCATGGATCCTGCCCGACGACCGTCCGCTCCCGGACGGGTTGGAGGCGTTCCTGAACGCCGGCACACCACCCGTGTACGTGGGCTTCGGCAGTATGGCCGCACACGCCCCGGAGGGCATCGCCCGGGTGGCCGTCGAGGCGTGCCGCGCCCACGGCCGCCGCGTACTCCTCGCGCGCGGCTGGGCCGACCTGGCCCCGATCGACGACGCCGACGACTGCTTCGTCGTCGGCGAGGTCAACCAGCAGGCACTGTTCCGCCGGGTGGCGGCCGTGGTGCACCACGCCGGCGCGGGCACCACGACGACGGCGGCCCGGGCGGGCGCGCCCCAGGTGGTGGTCCCGCGGATCGCGGACCAGCCGTACTGGGCGGCCCGGGTGGCGGCGCTGGGCGTCGGCGCGGCTCACGACGGCTCGACGCCGACCTTCGACTCGCTGTCCGCCGCGCTCAGCACGGCCCTGATGCCCGGGACCCGCACCCGGGCGAGGGCCGTGGCCGGCACGGTCCGCGCCGACGGGGCGATGGTGGCCGCGAAGCTGCTGTTCGACGCGGTCGGCCGGTGA
- a CDS encoding polyketide cyclase/dehydrase/lipid transport protein — MTATRVWTVEESLEFPGVPPEAVYGLLADVRRMKEFSPEVMGIWRRGRNFVGFNRRAAWIWFTTCRIAVDETDREFAFDVTTFGLPIARWGYRLEPLGDGTLVTEYWIDHRRGGAGARTAETLGLVFSGTPAGQRAEHNRAGMRTTLQRLRAACPPVTA; from the coding sequence ATGACCGCCACGCGGGTCTGGACCGTCGAGGAGTCGCTGGAGTTCCCCGGGGTACCGCCGGAGGCGGTGTACGGACTGCTGGCCGACGTCCGGCGGATGAAGGAGTTCAGCCCCGAGGTGATGGGCATCTGGCGGCGCGGACGCAACTTCGTCGGCTTCAACCGGCGGGCCGCGTGGATCTGGTTCACCACCTGCCGCATCGCCGTCGACGAGACGGACCGGGAATTCGCCTTCGACGTCACCACCTTCGGCCTGCCGATCGCACGCTGGGGCTACCGGCTCGAACCCCTGGGCGACGGCACCCTGGTCACCGAGTACTGGATCGACCACCGCCGCGGCGGCGCCGGCGCGCGGACCGCCGAAACCCTGGGCCTGGTCTTCTCCGGCACCCCGGCCGGACAGCGGGCCGAACACAACCGGGCGGGAATGCGCACCACCCTGCAGCGCCTCCGGGCAGCCTGCCCGCCGGTGACCGCCTGA
- a CDS encoding short-subunit dehydrogenase, whose product MTQVTIDDSTATRPAPAVDGGGRAARPVRPVALITGASSGIGAATADRLHAMGWSLLLSGTDESRLAAVAARTGGTALAEDLYGADGPRRLAERALAAAGRVDALVASAGIGWRGPFAEMPPEVLAEVVTVDLAAPLQLTRALLPGMLERGRGRIVLLGSMAGQVGVGGEAAYAAVKGGLSLFAESLWYELRGTGVGVRIILPGAVDTPFFARRGTPFHRSRPRPLPPESIADSIARTITGSRSRVFAPHWLALPARLHGVAPGVFRRLADRFA is encoded by the coding sequence GTGACCCAGGTGACCATCGACGACAGCACCGCGACCCGGCCGGCCCCCGCCGTGGACGGCGGCGGCCGCGCGGCCCGGCCGGTCCGGCCGGTCGCCCTCATCACCGGCGCGTCCTCCGGGATCGGTGCCGCCACCGCCGACCGGCTGCACGCCATGGGCTGGTCGCTGCTGCTCTCCGGGACGGACGAGTCACGGCTGGCCGCGGTCGCCGCACGGACCGGCGGCACCGCGCTGGCCGAGGACCTCTACGGCGCCGACGGGCCCCGGCGGCTGGCCGAGCGCGCGCTGGCCGCGGCGGGCCGGGTGGACGCCCTGGTGGCCAGCGCCGGGATCGGCTGGCGCGGCCCGTTCGCCGAGATGCCGCCGGAGGTCCTCGCCGAGGTGGTGACGGTGGATCTCGCGGCGCCGCTGCAGCTCACCCGCGCGCTGCTGCCCGGCATGCTGGAGCGCGGCCGCGGCCGGATCGTGCTGCTCGGCTCGATGGCCGGCCAGGTCGGGGTGGGCGGCGAGGCCGCGTACGCGGCGGTCAAGGGCGGCCTCTCGCTCTTCGCCGAGAGCCTCTGGTACGAGCTGCGCGGCACCGGCGTCGGGGTCCGGATCATCCTGCCCGGGGCCGTCGACACCCCGTTCTTCGCCCGTCGCGGCACGCCGTTCCATCGCAGCCGGCCGCGCCCGCTGCCGCCGGAGTCCATCGCGGACAGCATCGCCCGGACGATAACCGGCAGCCGCAGCCGGGTGTTCGCCCCGCACTGGCTGGCCCTGCCGGCCCGGCTGCACGGTGTCGCGCCCGGGGTGTTCCGGCGGCTGGCGGACCGGTTCGCATGA